In Cynocephalus volans isolate mCynVol1 chromosome 16, mCynVol1.pri, whole genome shotgun sequence, the following proteins share a genomic window:
- the LOC134364519 gene encoding hepatoma-derived growth factor-related protein 3-like, with protein MIDELPEGAVKLPANKYPIYFFGTHETTFLSPKDLFLHKEYKDKLGKPNKWKGFNEGLWEIENNSKVKFTRYQAIQQQCSSETEGESGNTADANSKEVGDRVEDGKGKRKNEKAGSKWKKSYTSKKSSKHSQKSPGEKDGKDCKEKENKSSSEGGDSSDDTRNTTADLQKSSEGT; from the coding sequence atgATTGACGAACTTCCAGAAGGAGCTGTGAAGCTTCCAGCAAACAAGTATCCTATCTACTTTTTTGGCACCCATGAAACTACATTTCTAAGTCCCAAAGACCTTTTTCTGCATAAGGAATACAAAGACAAGTTGGGAAAGCCAAACAAATGGAAAGGATTTAATGAAGGATTATGGGAAatagaaaataactcaaaagtaAAGTTTACCAGATACCAGGCAATTCAGCAGCAGTGCTCTTCAGAAACTGAGGGAGAAAGTGGTAATACTGCAGATGCAAACAGCAAGGAAGTAGGTGATAGAGTGgaagatggaaaaggcaaaagaaagaatgaaaaagcagGCTCAAAATGGAAAAAGTCGTACACTTCAAAGAAATCCTCTAAACACTCCCAGAAATCTCCAGGAGAAAAAGATGGCAAAGactgcaaagaaaaggaaaataaaagtagcTCTGAGGGTGGAGATTCCAGCGATGACACAAGAAACACAACTGCAGACCTGCAGAAAAGCAGTGAAGGGACCTAA